A window of Rhododendron vialii isolate Sample 1 chromosome 11a, ASM3025357v1 genomic DNA:
aagggacaaaaattcccctaacaattatggaccaaagggtaaaggaatattggtaataattagggtttgaaatgacttgtcattggagtaaaaatgattactcctatggtctaatggtcctATAGGGTTTGGAgaggttcataaggctcaaagatggtctaaaaggtccaattagggttagggtattgtaactagattgaaacggtaattagggttttctaactaattggttggaaactaattctacttgccaagtaggatttctagccaagaaatacgatttaaagattttatctaactcatTAGAAAAGTATACAAATGCTTTTATAAgtatacttgtctttagaaaatgactagattgctcggcgtgaaaaatataattttataagtctcaaatctaattatgacggattattaaaattaagaagaaatttttttgtagcaaatccaagtaattaacataaaatttaaatatttaacgaaatttttatttaccaaaaatcagggtcgttacagaaaTAGAAAAGtacgagaaaaaaaatgaaccacTAGGTTTGGACAAGGTAACATATCATTTTCTCGGCTGTTAACTTCCTTGATTCCAAATTCGGGTTTTAAGTTTTGAACTTGTCTTGTTTAAGTAGAAGCGTTTCACACATAGAAACTTTGGATTATTATCCATACCCAACTACCCATCATTAATGAGTGTTTATGTATGCGCATATGAGTTGTTAATTGTAATCAGaacaaaaaaagcaaaaacTTGATTCCATATGGGATTGCGCAACAGGATTTCCAATTCCACCCAGCACAGCCTCAGTCCTATCCACCTTCCTAACTCGCCTATATATATCATCCATGAAAAAGACAGGTTCCCACTTACCATCACACTTGATACACACCTGTGACCTGCCCCTTTCGCCTCTATATATGcacccaaaaaaatgcaaatagtACCATGGGGAAAAACCTGCAACACCATGGTTCAAGATGATGGTCCTTGCTTCTTCCAGATTATCACTTGTAAAACAACGGAGGAAATTGTAAGTTTGATCGGTCCTGTTAGTTCTCTACCGCTTGTGTTATGTGTATGGGTCTACAACTTTGTTATGTTTAAGCATGTATGGTTGCTTACCTTGATGATGTTGGACCAAAGAGATTTTCCAGCACAGTTCTGGGGGGTTTTGTGCAATTTCGTAAATTGATCTTGACTTTTGATCTGCAGAGTTTCCTGTTAACTGTTCTTTTTCAATGCATGCATACTGGAATTGAAATATATCTGGCCAAAATAGATTTCAGGATGTCTTGGTGGTAGTTTCCTCTGcttttctacaaaaaaaaataggaaaggaAAAGGGGACAAAAACCTCGGAAGTTTTGTTAGGGTCTGGGTTTAATGAATTAAAcgtctatttttattttatttggccAAGTAGCAGAATCAACCCTCCTATTACCTATTGGAGCTTTAGgggctttttgagttttgtctttatttgaatttttttcgctttTGTTACTTTTGCGTCACACGTTTggggattattgtttcgtcttgcggagtaaaagtaatttttttttttttacttttccgattcctcttgttaagacgaatcaataatccacaaaagtttggcgcaaaactaaaaaatgcaattttttttttttaataaggacaaaactcaaATTCTAGAAAGCCCCTAACGCTCTTAGTGGAGTGAGAAATTCCATAATTTCCAATCGAGGGACAGGTAATAACTCATTGCAAATGAGTTGATGTATTACAGTTAAATGACCCGAAAGGAGCGGAGAAAATAGAAGGTTAAAAAACAAGTGTGGGTAATATTGTACAAAATGCTATTCAAAATACCTTTCAGAATGAAATAAATGTCTTCcttttctaattaattaaactTTTTACTCTTTTCAAGCTTTccctctttcatttttcttctttttctcgtTACATCAAATCATCTACAATAAACCCTCACGAGTCCTGAGGAAAGAGCAGTTTTTAATTCAATCAACGGCAACGAAAGACATGTTTATGGTATCCTAAATTCTGAGCACTTTTATGCTTATCCTGGATTTTGAATCGCAATCAaatgatttcatagccttttaCTGGATTTACTGTTTTCTGGTCTTAGTTGCAGATATTCCTGTACTCTATTCTTTATATCGTTGTTAGTGTTTTTCTCAATAGGCCATTTTCAACGTCAAATCCCTCACTTAAATATTCCAGTAACTATCTGTTCGCTTATAGCTCGTTAAAGTTTGTGGATTCCAAAGCTGTTAAACTAATTTCTATTGgtcccatttttgtttttcccttccAGCAAATCCCTCCAAAGTTTATGAAGCATCTGTCAAACGAAATGGGTGACAGAGCAACTCTTAAGGGCCCTTCTGATGACGCTTGGACAATTGTTGTACATGAAAAGAATAATGGCACATATCTACAAGATGGATGGCAGGACTTCATGAGATTTCACTCGTTAGGAAAGAATGAGTTTTTGCTCTTCCGGTATGATGGGAATTCTCATTTCAGCGTACGGATTTATGATCAGAGTGGATTGGAAAGACAAAGTGAATCTGTTATTACCTGCAAACATCGAGAAGCTAGGAAAATGGAAGCTGAATACTCCACAGGAAGAAGTAAAAAAGGTAGACTGAGAAAGAACAACGTCAATCCAGATAACCTTCATCAATCAAAATCCTGCAAAGGAGGAGAAGGTATCCATGCATTTTTTAGATAGTGCACCAttacatgaaaagaaaaaacgaaCACATTGAAATACACAACATGTACACACCCGCAAATCTTAATATGTGGATAGGTGAGATTCGTGAGAATAAGATCTGATATTATATCATCTGGCTTTTTAAGGGCACATGATGTAATTGTTAGTTGTTCACGTGTGGATGCATAGACCCATTCATATGCTAGTGTCTTTTTTTGAATCTTAAATTGGAAATGCTTTAGATGGGGCTGGTCTGAGCTTTCACTCGCATAAATTGCAAAGGGCCAAGAAATCTAAGAGGATTGAGCACACAACAATAAAGCTTGAAGAGGAAGAAATGGAGCCAACCGATGTTGTAGCATATCCATTGCTTATGGGGTATGAAGGGGAGAAAGGTaataggaaaaggaagaaagaaaagggtaaaACACATGAGAAACACCATTCAAAGAACATCAAGTATGCCAAAAGGAAGATTAAGGAGGAAGAAATGGACCCAACCATTGATTCCCAGACCATAAGGTCTCcaatagaagaagaaagaggTAGAGTTCTTGAAAAAGAGGATTCATTTAGCTCTAACTTCCCTTGTTACAAGTGCTGCCTAAAGCAGTCCAGCGTGCAGACAGTGTTTCTTCTAGTAAGTATACATCCTTCCTTTTATCTTTCAACTTCTGTTTCTTTCTTAGTCCTGTGAGTTAGGTTAATAACCACAACTTTTTCTTCATGACTCATGAGCAAAAATCTTTATGTAATTGCATGCACATGTCAACCTTGTAGAAGTAGCAAGCACCTCCGCAGCTTACCTTGCATAACTCAGCCAGTGAGatcaggaattttttttaatacaaaatcCAACCTAATCCCACATTACCCTTTTTCCTTCTGAAAAAGATTTCTTGAAGATATTCACACATGCAGAAGTACACATAACATGAGATACTTTTTGTGCAATAATGtttatgctctctctctctctctctccacacataATTGATTTCTTCAATGAGCAAACTAACTTAGCAAAGGTCGACAATTATTGCAGCCAATCTGCAGGCCATTCTCTCAGGCACACTTTCCTCCATTCAGAACTCACATAGTCCTGCGGAACTCTAAAGGGAAGGGTTGGGTCGTGACTGTAATTCCTGTCACAGGGAGGCACTCATTTTCTGGAGGTTGGCGTTCTTTTGTCGTGGATAACGGACTCAAGGAAGGTGATGCCTGCATCTTTGAGCTTGTCAAGAGAACTGAGATGCAGGTCCATGTTTTTCGAGCTGGAAAAAGGCTGAGCCTGCTATCAGAAATGTGAACCAGAAGTTATGTGCAGAGTCAACATGTGATGGTGCTTATCCTCAGTTTTAAGTTGTTTTGcctttcaagttaaaaaatactTGGTTGTTGAAATCAAATTCTATAAATCTGAAAGAGGTATTGTCCAAAGAAGTTAGTTAATGCTTATAACATCATGACTTAAAAACTCCATCTACTACctacaaaatcatttgttttcaTTATTCATCTGGCCATTAAATACTACTTAATTAACTAATCAATTCGCGGAGATAGGGAAGGGCAGCGAAGGTGGCAGCAAGAGTGTATTTACTTGTGTATTTCTAAGTAATCTGATCAAGTTAGATCACAAAAAtaattaccaaaaacaaaaagaaaaaagaaaaagttagatCACAAAATCAAGACATCGGGATACCTCAGGCCTTGTCATCTTTGAGCACCGGATTATAATTCCTAGCGGCACGCAGTGTCCAAATAACAAACTGGTCTTGTTCTGAGCACTACCGAAGTTATGCATTAACCACAGCATAAAATGTACTAAGCTGCGCCGTAAGCACCACCTTCCTCAATCCTCACCATTTTAGTAAAAGTCTTCTTGCAAATGCTTCTGAATTGATATTTCTGTTGATTTTCTAATGTTACCAGTAGTCTCTGCATGAACAAACCCCTTCTCGAAAGACATGGAAGCGGTTGGCATCTTTAACAACAATAACTCTTTTAAAAACTTTGGAAATAAACTTGCATGCAAAGTGGCAATCGTTGCACGTCCGGAGATTCTTTGTGACCCGAATTGTTGTTTCTGGCTTGGTTCTTCCTAAACCAAAAGCAATAGCCAACTTCTCACTGTGGTGATATAGCATATCCGATTTGACATCATCTGACAGTTCCTGAAGTACTGATTTTGTATCAGGCACATAACCTGCTTCTTGTATTCTTACTATCATGCACTTTAATATCCCCTCAACTTCAAAATATTGAGGATGGTCCTTCTCTCCAGCCATGAATGTGTACAGTTCGCCATCTATCTCAATCGAACTAAACCCTGGGTCCTTTTTCAATCCTTTTGATCTCAATGATACTCGAGCCATTCTCACACACTCCCAATTTCCAGCCAAAGCATACATGTTTGAGAGCAATATATAGTAACCAGCATCATTTGGCTCCAACTGAAATAGTTTCTCCGAAATTTTGATACCCAGTTCAATGTTACCATGGATTTTGCAGGCACTTAGCAAGGCACAATAAACGTCGAAATCCGGGTGGAAAGGCATGCTATTAACCAATGAATAAGCGTCACCTAATCGCCCAGCACGGCCAAGAAGGTCAACAACACAAGCATAATGCTGTAAGTTAGGAACTATATTCCAAGTTCTAACCATATGGCGGAAAATATGAAGTCCTTGATCAACCATCCCAGCATGACTACAAGCGCACAAGACACAAACCAATGTCGACTCATCCGGATTAATGCCTGAACCTTTCATTCGCAGAAAGAGATCAATTGCATCATTACCATAGCCATTCATCCCATTACTAACAATCATAGCATTCCAGCATGCCACATCCTTTTCCTCCATGCCCTCAAAATATTTTCTCGCATCTTCTAAGTTTGCACAGTTTGCATACATGTCTATTATAGCAGACCCCAAGAACACATCATGTGCAAAACCTGTTTTTACTACCAATGCATGGACCCGCCGACCTTGATGCAGAGCTCCTGAATCACTGCAGCTCGACATGATTCCTGTCAAAGCAACAGAATCCAATTCTAAATCCTCTACTCTCCTCATCTCGTTGAAATGCTCTATGGCCTTGTTCCAATATTGACCACTTGAAAATGCGGTTAACATTAAGGTCCATGCAACCACATCCTTCACAGGCATGTCGTTAAAGAGAAAATAAGCATCCTCAATACGTTTTCCATTTACATACACCTCCATCAAAGCTGTTTTAACAAGTTGATCACTTTCAACTCCATTTCTAACCGTTAAACCGTGGACTCCCTCTCCTACCCGCAAATCCTCTACACCTGAACTGGCCGATATCAAGCTCATGATTGTAAAACAATCTACATGAAACCCTTCTCTACGCATCGAATTGAAAAGCCTGAACCCTTCTTCACCAAACCCACAACGAGAATAACACGAAATCATCGCGTTCCATGCAACAACATTTCTCTCAGACATGCCATCAAACACCTGTTGAGCAGCACCAGCGAAGCCCAATTTTGAGTACATTCCAACCAGCGCCGTCTCCACAAACACATTCGTTGCAAACCCATTTCGTATCCAAAAACAGTGGACCGATCTTCCCATCTGGGTCAAACCCATGTTCCCAAAAGCAGGCAGAATGCTTGAAATCGTAATTTCATTTGGAAGTAAGCTAACTGTTATCATTTTGCGCAAAACTTCAATGGCCTCGacaaaaaagtgattttttgcaTACCCAGATATCAAGATTGTCCAAGAAACAGTATTTTTATCAGATATTCGATGGAAAACATGTTCAGCATCTTCCATGAGTCCACATAGAGAGTATGAGTTCGTTAATCTGTTGGAAAGGAAGACGTTTTGAGAAAGACCAGAGGTGACTATGTTTGCGTGAACTTGTTTAATGGGATTTGGGTATTTCACTTGTTGGAGGATTGAAGCGTGAGAGATGGGTTTGAGCTGTGCCCGTTGATTCGAAGTGAAGGAGGGATGGTTATGGAATGTGTTGGAATTAAGAGTGGGGCTCTTTTGGTGGGAAAAGTAACGGTTGAATCCTGGTGAAAGTCGTTTCATTCCTCTaacctctttttaattttttggggatgAATTCTACGGTTCTACCCAAGGTTTGTAAAAACAATGTTAGCTTCGACGGTGATACTGTCATCCACGTCGAGATCATGTAATTCTCCGACTTAAGAATTGAACACTAATTAATTATGAAAGATACAAATTCACCATCCAACCAGACTaaatctcaaatgcataaaCACATGGGATGAAGCGGAAAACTATTCAATGCTCATGGCCTTCGCATGGCTATGTGATAGGAATTGCTTGTAGAAATGAGTCCAAGAAGGGGAATTCTTGGGAAATCTTATTACAGATTCAACAAAGAATTacaggaaaaaagagaggaagagagagagagagagagttacagaaacggaaagaaagagaagtcacaattcacacccctctCCCTGCTCCACTCACTCCTTATAACAGAAAAACCAACTAACGAACTCTAACCAACTATGACCATTTACACTAAGACCTAGAACAACTTCAACAATTACAATTAAACCCCAACTCCTAACATTACTTCCCTCTTGAAAACAACCTTGTCCTCAAGGTTGAAAGTGTGGAAACCTCTGATGCAAGTCGTGCCAGTTCTCCCATGTGGCATCTTCGGGGATGGAGTTGGACCACTGAACCAAGACCAAGGAATGAGGCCTGTTATGACGTTTGACCAGCTTCCTATCCAAAACAGCAACTGGCTCTAACTGCAGCTGCCCATCTTCCGCAGTCATAGGCAACTCGGTTTGAACCACAGCATCATCCCCCAACTTTTTCTTTAGCAAAGAGACGTGGAACACTGGATGAATCCTAGAATGAAGGGGTAAATCCAGCTTATAAGCCACGGGACCTACCTTCTGCACCACCTGATAAGGGCCAAAATACTTGGGAGCCAACTTTGCATTACTCCGAAAGGCCACAGTAACTTGCCGAAAAGGTTGCAGCTTTAAGTACACCCAATCGCCCACCTCAAACACCCTTTCCGATCTGTGCTGATCTGCTAACTGTTTCATTCTATGTTGAGAAGTAACCAAATGTTCCTTGAGCAGTTTGAGAATAGTAGCTCTATCTTGTAGCAAACTTTCTGCAGCTGCTACTGCAGTGCTGCCAGGGACATAATGCATCAGGTTTGGAGGTTGTTGTCCATACAAGGCTTCATATGGAGTGGTCCCAGTGGAAACATGGAACGTGGTGTTATACCACCATTCTGCTAGAGATAACCATTTTGTCCAAGCAGTGGGTCTGTCACTTGTCAAGCATCTCAAGTAGTTTTCCAAACACCTATTTACCACCTCAGTTTGGCCATCAGATTGAGGATGATAAGCAGTGCTTAAACACAAAGTAGTGCCCTGCAATTTAAACAACTCCTTCCAAAAGGTGCTAGTGAAAATGGGGTCTCTATCAGATACAATTGAAGTTGGCATACCATGGAGCTTAAAAATGTTGTCTAAGAAAACTTGTGCCACAGTAGTTGCAGTGTAAGGATGAGTGAGGGGTAAAAAGTGAGCATACTTGCTTAACCTATCCACCACCACAAAGATCACTGTTTTGTTACAAGAACTTGGTAGCCCTTCAATAAAATCCATGGAGATATCACTCCAAAGTCTGTCAGGAATGGGTAAGGGTTGGAGAAAGCCAGGTGATGCTACAGTCTCATTTTTATGTCTCTGACAGGTGTCACATTTTGCTACAAACTGAAACACAGCCTGTTTCATTCCCCTCCAGAAAAAAGCTTGTTTCATTCTTTGATAGGTTCTTTCACCCCCAGAATGACCCCCAACTGGGCTAGCATGATGCTCTTGAATGAGGTGAAGTCGGAATTGGGCATTGTTGCCCACCACCAGCCTGGACTTGTAGTAGAGCATCTGGTGTTGCCAAGAAAATGATGGATGACTGGTAGGGTCTTGTTGCAGGTCTCTGATGATTCTTTGCAATTCCTGGTCTTGAAGCCAACTCTCTTGAAGGTCTTTTACCCAATTACAAAGCACCACAGTCATGGCTGCAATAGCCCCTTGGGATTCTACTTCCAACTGAATTTCTTCCACTCGAGATAGAGCATCAGCGACCACATTAGTTTTGCCAGTCTTGTAAATGATCTCATAGTCAAATCCCATCAATTTGGACAGCCACTTCTGTTGCATAGGGGTAGTAATCCTTTGTTCCAACAAGAATTTTAGACTTTGATGATATGTTTTGATAAGGAATTTCCTTCCCAACAAATAGTGTCTCCATTTTGTGACAGACAAAACAACGGCCAACAGTTCCTTCTCATAGGTGGACAGTCCCAAACTGGTGTTAGACAAAGCCTTACTGTGGAAGGCTATTGGTTTCCCTTCCTGCATTAATACTGCCCCCACTCCCTTCCCGGATGCATCACATTCCAGTACAAACGGTTTGGAGTAATCAGGTAACATCAAAACCGGGGCTGTGGACATGGCAGTCTTGAGCTGGTTGAAGGCAGCTTCTGCTTCCTTAGACCACCCAAAGGCATCCCTTCTGAGCAAAAAATTCAAAGGTTGGCAGATTTTCCCATAATCTTTGATAAATCTCCTATAATAACCA
This region includes:
- the LOC131308193 gene encoding B3 domain-containing protein Os03g0622100 isoform X2, yielding MQIVPWGKTCNTMVQDDGPCFFQIITCKTTEEIQIPPKFMKHLSNEMGDRATLKGPSDDAWTIVVHEKNNGTYLQDGWQDFMRFHSLGKNEFLLFRYDGNSHFSVRIYDQSGLERQSESVITCKHREARKMEAEYSTGRSKKGRLRKNNVNPDNLHQSKSCKGGEDGAGLSFHSHKLQRAKKSKRIEHTTIKLEEEEMEPTDVVAYPLLMGYEGEKGNRKRKKEKGKTHEKHHSKNIKYAKRKIKEEEMDPTIDSQTIRSPIEEERGRVLEKEDSFSSNFPCYKCCLKQSSVQTVFLLVDNYCSQSAGHSLRHTFLHSELT
- the LOC131308193 gene encoding B3 domain-containing protein Os01g0723500 isoform X1, with protein sequence MQIVPWGKTCNTMVQDDGPCFFQIITCKTTEEIQIPPKFMKHLSNEMGDRATLKGPSDDAWTIVVHEKNNGTYLQDGWQDFMRFHSLGKNEFLLFRYDGNSHFSVRIYDQSGLERQSESVITCKHREARKMEAEYSTGRSKKGRLRKNNVNPDNLHQSKSCKGGEDGAGLSFHSHKLQRAKKSKRIEHTTIKLEEEEMEPTDVVAYPLLMGYEGEKGNRKRKKEKGKTHEKHHSKNIKYAKRKIKEEEMDPTIDSQTIRSPIEEERGRVLEKEDSFSSNFPCYKCCLKQSSVQTVFLLPICRPFSQAHFPPFRTHIVLRNSKGKGWVVTVIPVTGRHSFSGGWRSFVVDNGLKEGDACIFELVKRTEMQVHVFRAGKRLSLLSEM
- the LOC131308187 gene encoding pentatricopeptide repeat-containing protein At3g12770-like, with amino-acid sequence MKRLSPGFNRYFSHQKSPTLNSNTFHNHPSFTSNQRAQLKPISHASILQQVKYPNPIKQVHANIVTSGLSQNVFLSNRLTNSYSLCGLMEDAEHVFHRISDKNTVSWTILISGYAKNHFFVEAIEVLRKMITVSLLPNEITISSILPAFGNMGLTQMGRSVHCFWIRNGFATNVFVETALVGMYSKLGFAGAAQQVFDGMSERNVVAWNAMISCYSRCGFGEEGFRLFNSMRREGFHVDCFTIMSLISASSGVEDLRVGEGVHGLTVRNGVESDQLVKTALMEVYVNGKRIEDAYFLFNDMPVKDVVAWTLMLTAFSSGQYWNKAIEHFNEMRRVEDLELDSVALTGIMSSCSDSGALHQGRRVHALVVKTGFAHDVFLGSAIIDMYANCANLEDARKYFEGMEEKDVACWNAMIVSNGMNGYGNDAIDLFLRMKGSGINPDESTLVCVLCACSHAGMVDQGLHIFRHMVRTWNIVPNLQHYACVVDLLGRAGRLGDAYSLVNSMPFHPDFDVYCALLSACKIHGNIELGIKISEKLFQLEPNDAGYYILLSNMYALAGNWECVRMARVSLRSKGLKKDPGFSSIEIDGELYTFMAGEKDHPQYFEVEGILKCMIVRIQEAGYVPDTKSVLQELSDDVKSDMLYHHSEKLAIAFGLGRTKPETTIRVTKNLRTCNDCHFACKFISKVFKRVIVVKDANRFHVFREGVCSCRDYW